A genomic window from Nematostella vectensis chromosome 9, jaNemVect1.1, whole genome shotgun sequence includes:
- the LOC5499696 gene encoding roundabout homolog 1, translating to MSRFIWQWSIAIIFSIDILAGAIRITSKPEDITKVLRGTLNYNVSWYWDITPPATISIRVADIFVKGVKIGALADGSPPTPVVFTDFKSRYSISTATFNPITLTIKDVQPQDVGEYAMHLADDEGETTFEASKFTLDVLAHPSVTHANITVNKTNTAELMCSATGNPKPNVTWTRSGKKDVLGTGETLTFSNVKISDGGCYVCTATNNIGSGASGTVCLTVRYKPVHTNITGVESYIVRQCGAAISLTCSAVGEPQLITYHLYMDNLLIRKNINGMFHNILLDSVGIHLLTCVPINDAGVGENRSVSMNVTEKLPTISITPLRATVNEGSVVVFTCLAIGFQSFKNFWKKDGVFKGDGSSLTLSSVGRDDSGNYTCNVTSTCGTTMKTASLDVIYKPENTTLVSNSTLGCVGDIVLLTCSADGKPSDVTHSLALDGEHLHASEAGIFLVTLERPGWNNLTCIPSNTAGKGKEADISIFASVPPLVA from the exons ATGTCCAGGTTTATATGGCAGTGGTCTATTGCGATCATCTTCAGTATTGACATACTTGCAG GTGCAATACGTATTACCTCCAAGCCCGAAGACATCACCAAAGTGCTGCGAGGGACGTTGAACTATAATGTGAGCTGGTACTGGGACATTACACCACCGGCTACGATATCTATTCGTGTTGCTGATATTTTTGTCAAGGGTGTTAAGATTGGGGCATTGGCCGACGGATCCCCTCCAACTCCAGTAGTTTTCACCGATTTTAAATCTCGGTACAGCATCAGTACAGCGACGTTCAACCCCATTACACTTACCATTAAAGATGTCCAGCCTCAAGATGTTGGGGAGTATGCGATGCACTTGGCAGATGATGAAGGAGAAACTACCTTCGAGGCGTCAAAATTTACCCTGGATGTATTGG CTCACCCCAGTGTAACTCATGCAAACATAACGGTCAACAAGACAAACACCGCAGAACTCATGTGCAGcgccacagggaacccaaaacCTAACGTGACCTGGACCAGGAGCGGAAAAAAGGATGTTCTGGGGACTGGGGAGACTcttaccttcagcaatgtcaagATATCGGACGGGGGGTGCTACGTGTGTACCGCTACTAATAACATCGGGAGTGGAGCAAGTGGTACCGTCTGTCTTACCGTGCGAT ATAAACCAGTGCACACAAACATCACGGGAGTGGAAAGCTACATCGTTCGTCAATGTGGAGCTGCGATTTCCTTGACCTGTTCAGCGGTTGGTGAACCACAACTGATTACCTACCACCTCTACATGGACAATCTACTGATCAGAAAAAACATTAACGGGATGTTTCACAATATTCTATTAGATTCAGTAGGGATTCATCTCCTCACCTGTGTTCCGATTAATGACGCTGGAGTTGGAGAAAACAGATCTGTGAGCATGAACGTGACCGAAAAATTACCGACAATTTCTATAACACCTTTACGAGCTACAGTAAATGAGGGGTCAGTGGTTGTGTTTACGTGTTTAGCGATTGGCTTCCAGAGCTTCAAGAACTTCTGGAAGAAGGATGGCGTCTTCAAGGGCGATGGGAGCTCTCTTACGTTATCATCTGTCGGGAGGGATGACAGTGGCAACTATACCTGTAACGTCACTAGTACATGTGGGACGACGATGAAAACGGCCTCACTAGATGTCATTT ACAAACCAGAAAACACGACCCTTGTGTCCAATTCCACCCTCGGATGCGTTGGCGACATTGTCCTGTTGACCTGCTCTGCTGACGGCAAACCCTCCGACGTGACGCACTCGCTTGCCTTGGATGGAGAGCATCTACACGCGAGTGAGGCTGGTATTTTTCTAGTTACCCTGGAGAGGCCTGGCTGGAATAACTTAACTTGCATTCCTAGCAATACCGCGGGAAAGGGGAAGGAAGCAGATATCAGCATTTTCGCATCAG TGCCTCCGTTGGTTGCCTAG
- the LOC116614033 gene encoding uncharacterized protein LOC116614033, which produces MRARVLAGRSRDWVTSSGVSGSASLSCVLDDLEPDTLYEVEVTVSVRGDTRRDTVYIRTTPTAVKIEGQDSAIVGLAVVVAILVLVIIGLIAYVMWLKRAGKKSKRDRTLEHADNTGFSPEQIPMQGTSFNYQAQDKAMEYQVAQDAMRDNIPNYEDVTQRENFTQHASEDTAPCGHHSVANEQCATVTQGDNVTQYGAMGGFPSRESDILANQQNNAIVGTKSKVATNNACHKGEASYENIRKRGLPPTVYQSLQTIKQQSENAQYASLNLGTRIATMPGDRDESGVGSLESGSEYQELDRAAVSYSCYEQIGPNKTTSTLHKQ; this is translated from the exons ATGCGTGCTAGGGTCCTAGCTGGGAGGTCACGTGACtgggtgacgtcatcaggtgTCAGTGGTTCAGCCTCGCTGTCGTGCGTGTTGGATGATCTTGAGCCTGACACTCTGTACGAGGTGGAGGTCACCGTGTCGGTGCGGGGAGACACGAGGCGTGACACGGTGTACATCAGGACCACACCCACAG cCGTAAAGATTGAGGGCCAGGACTCGGCCATTGTTGGTCTCGCTGTGGTGGTCGCCATCTTGGTCTTGGTCATCATTGGGCTGATAGCCTACGTCATGTGGCTAAAACGAGCAG GAAAAAAGTCAAAAAGAGACAG aACTCTCGAACATGCTGATAACACAGGCTTCTCACCTGAG CAAATACCAATGCAAGGGACTTCGTTTAACTACCAAGCACAGGATAAAGCCATGGAATACCAGGTAGCTCAGGATGCCATGCGTGACAACATCCCAAACTACGAGGACGTCACGCAAAGGGAAAATTTCACGCAACACGCCTCGGAGGACACAGCACCATGTGGTCATCATTCTGTGGCCAATGAGCAGTGTGCAACCGTAACGCAAGGGGACAATGTCACGCAATATGGAGCCATGGGTGGGTTTCCGTCACGTGAATCTGACATTCTGGCCAATCAGCAAAATAACGCCATCGTTGGCACGAAGAGCAAGGTGGCAACTAACAACGCTTGTCACAAAGGCGAGGCAAGCTATGAGAACATAAGAAAACGAGGTTTACCACCAACAGTATACCAATCTCTGCAGACAATAAAACAACAGAGCGAGAATGCGCAGTACGCCTCGTTGAATCTTGGGACACGCATAGCGACCATGCCTGGTGATAGGGACGAGAGCGGCGTGGGTTCATTGGAAAGTGGGAGTGAGTACCAGGAGTTGGACAGAGCTGCCGTCTCGTATTCGTGTTATGAGCAGATTGGCCCGAATAAAACAACAAGCACGTTACATAAACaataa